In Xenorhabdus nematophila ATCC 19061, one DNA window encodes the following:
- the glyS gene encoding glycine--tRNA ligase subunit beta, protein MTQQTFLVEIGTEELPPKALRSLAESFAANFEAELNNANLGHGEVSWFAAPRRLALKVANLAAAQADREVEKRGPAIAQAFDAEGKPTKAAEGWARGCGITVDQAERMVTDKGEWLLYRAQVKGREAKDLLAEMVSSSLGKLPIPKLMRWGDKETQFVRPVHTVTMLLGRDVVDGEILGIKSDRIIRGHRFMGEAEFTIENAEQYPAILQERGRVIADYEARKAIIKRDAERAAAQLGGVADLSDNLLEEVASLVEWPVVLTAKFEEKFLEVPAEALVYTMKGDQKYFPVYDNSGKLMANFIFVTNIESSDPQQIISGNEKVVRPRLADAEFFFNTDRKQRLEDNLPRLETVLFQKQLGTLRDKTDRIQALAGWIAEQIGADVEHATRAGLLSKCDLMANMVFEFTDTQGVMGMHYARHDGEAEDVALALNEQYQPRFSGDDLPSTGVSCAVAIADKMDTLAGIFGIGQHPKGDKDPFALRRAALGVLRIIVEKKLPLDLQTLAEEAVRLYGDKLTNEKAVDDVVEFMLGRFRAWYQELGYSVDTIQAVLARRPTQPADFDARMKAVTHFRTLDEAVSLAAANKRVSNILAKSEEKLNDSVQASVLKAAEEIQLATHLVVLKEKLTPLFAESNYQDALVELVSLREVVDAFFDNVMVMDEDSQVRINRLTLLSELRDLFLRVADISLLQSSLIH, encoded by the coding sequence ATGACTCAACAGACTTTCCTGGTGGAAATCGGGACGGAAGAGCTGCCACCAAAGGCGCTGCGTTCACTGGCTGAATCCTTTGCGGCTAATTTTGAAGCAGAATTGAATAACGCTAATCTGGGTCATGGTGAAGTTAGCTGGTTTGCTGCTCCTCGTCGTTTGGCGTTGAAAGTGGCAAATCTGGCGGCGGCACAGGCGGATCGTGAAGTGGAAAAACGTGGCCCGGCGATTGCTCAGGCATTTGATGCCGAAGGTAAACCGACCAAAGCGGCGGAAGGCTGGGCACGGGGTTGCGGCATTACCGTTGATCAGGCTGAGCGCATGGTGACGGATAAAGGCGAATGGCTGCTGTATCGCGCTCAGGTCAAAGGCCGTGAAGCAAAAGACCTGCTGGCAGAGATGGTGAGCAGTTCTCTGGGCAAATTGCCTATCCCTAAATTAATGCGCTGGGGTGATAAAGAAACCCAATTTGTTCGTCCGGTGCATACTGTCACGATGCTGTTAGGCCGTGACGTGGTTGACGGCGAGATTCTGGGCATCAAGTCAGATCGCATTATCCGCGGACATCGCTTTATGGGCGAGGCAGAGTTCACCATTGAGAATGCCGAACAGTATCCGGCTATTTTGCAGGAACGTGGTCGTGTTATCGCGGATTATGAAGCGCGTAAAGCAATTATCAAGCGTGATGCAGAACGCGCTGCTGCCCAGCTTGGCGGCGTGGCTGATCTGAGTGACAATCTGCTGGAAGAAGTGGCTTCTCTGGTGGAATGGCCGGTGGTACTGACGGCGAAATTCGAAGAAAAATTCCTCGAAGTGCCTGCCGAAGCACTGGTTTACACAATGAAAGGCGACCAGAAATATTTCCCGGTTTACGATAACTCAGGGAAATTGATGGCTAACTTTATTTTTGTTACCAATATCGAATCCTCTGATCCTCAGCAAATTATTTCGGGTAACGAAAAAGTCGTACGTCCGCGTCTGGCGGATGCGGAATTCTTCTTCAACACAGACCGTAAACAGCGTCTGGAAGATAACCTGCCCCGTTTGGAAACCGTGCTGTTCCAGAAACAGCTGGGTACACTGCGCGATAAAACAGATCGTATTCAAGCGCTGGCCGGCTGGATTGCAGAACAAATCGGCGCGGATGTGGAACATGCGACCCGTGCAGGTTTGTTGTCCAAATGTGACCTGATGGCCAATATGGTGTTTGAATTCACCGATACACAGGGCGTGATGGGAATGCACTATGCCCGTCACGACGGTGAAGCTGAAGATGTGGCACTGGCGCTGAACGAACAGTACCAGCCCCGTTTTTCCGGTGATGACCTGCCATCAACAGGCGTTTCTTGTGCTGTCGCCATTGCAGACAAAATGGATACACTGGCAGGGATCTTCGGTATCGGCCAGCACCCGAAAGGGGATAAAGATCCGTTTGCACTGCGTCGTGCGGCATTGGGTGTGCTGCGTATTATCGTTGAGAAAAAACTGCCTCTTGATCTCCAGACTTTGGCAGAAGAAGCGGTACGTTTGTACGGTGATAAACTGACCAACGAAAAAGCCGTGGATGATGTGGTTGAGTTTATGCTCGGTCGTTTCCGCGCGTGGTATCAGGAGCTGGGTTACAGCGTCGATACCATTCAGGCGGTACTGGCGCGTCGTCCTACCCAACCGGCTGATTTTGATGCCCGCATGAAAGCAGTCACGCATTTCCGCACGTTGGATGAGGCAGTTTCTCTGGCGGCGGCTAATAAGCGTGTTTCCAATATTCTGGCGAAATCAGAAGAGAAGCTGAACGACAGCGTTCAGGCTTCCGTATTGAAAGCGGCAGAAGAAATTCAACTGGCAACACATCTTGTTGTGTTGAAGGAAAAACTGACTCCGCTGTTTGCTGAAAGTAACTATCAGGATGCACTGGTTGAATTGGTTTCCCTGCGTGAAGTAGTGGATGCGTTCTTCGACAATGTGATGGTGATGGATGAAGACAGTCAAGTTAGAATAAACCGTCTGACACTGTTGAGTGAACTGCGCGATCTGTTCTTGCGTGTCGCGGATATTTCACTGCTCCAGTCATCTCTGATTCACTGA
- a CDS encoding DNA-3-methyladenine glycosylase I — MIRCGWVTSDPDYIAYHDNEWGTPLRDSRQLFELICLEGQQAGLSWFTILKKREGYRKSFHQFDPASIARMDETDVEKLMKEPAIVRHRAKIKAIIHNAHAYLDMAEQGEDFSTFIWRFVNDIPLVNHWETPKEVPAQTDMSDALSTALKKRGFKFIGSTTCYAFMQAAGLVNDHIANCVCRK; from the coding sequence ATGATTCGTTGTGGTTGGGTAACATCCGATCCGGATTATATCGCCTATCACGACAATGAATGGGGAACCCCACTAAGAGATAGCCGGCAGCTTTTCGAACTGATATGTCTTGAAGGGCAGCAAGCGGGTTTATCATGGTTCACTATCCTGAAAAAACGGGAAGGTTATAGAAAGAGTTTCCATCAATTTGATCCGGCCAGCATCGCCAGAATGGATGAAACCGATGTGGAAAAGCTAATGAAAGAACCCGCCATCGTGCGCCATCGCGCCAAAATAAAGGCCATTATCCATAATGCCCACGCTTACCTTGACATGGCAGAACAAGGTGAAGATTTCAGCACGTTTATCTGGCGCTTTGTCAATGACATCCCCTTGGTTAACCACTGGGAAACACCCAAAGAAGTGCCTGCTCAAACCGATATGTCTGATGCCCTTTCTACCGCACTGAAAAAACGAGGGTTTAAATTTATTGGCAGTACGACTTGCTACGCATTTATGCAGGCAGCAGGTTTGGTCAATGATCACATTGCAAATTGTGTATGCCGGAAATAA
- the xyeA gene encoding XyeA family cyclophane-containing RiPP triceptide, which yields MSKLQREIAANKAQLSHEDKKKTQHKELVDSLLDTVSGGWINAFGNWERAFH from the coding sequence ATGAGCAAATTACAGCGTGAAATTGCAGCAAACAAAGCTCAACTGAGCCATGAAGACAAGAAGAAAACGCAGCACAAAGAGCTTGTTGACAGCCTGCTGGATACTGTCTCTGGTGGTTGGATAAACGCTTTTGGAAACTGGGAGAGAGCCTTTCATTAA
- a CDS encoding valine--pyruvate transaminase: MKFSQFGNKFTQDSGITRLMTDLNQGLRTPGAIMLGGGNPAHIPEMDEYFQQILTDLVSSGQLNETLCNYDGPQGKNTLIAALAQELQAKLGWEIRPQNIALTNGSQSAFFYLFNLLAGRAEDGSMKRVLFPLAPEYIGYSDSGLDEGLFVANKPNIELLPNGQFKYHVDFDHLNITEDINLICVSRPTNPTGNVITDEELLRLDGLAQQHQIPLLIDNAYGVPFPGIIFSEATPLWNSNIILCMSLSKLGLPGSRCGIIIANEKIIRAVSNMNGIISLSPGGIGPTIALEMIRRNDLFRLSQNVIKPFYKKRVDNVIAIIRRHMSEDRCLIHKPEGAIFLWLWFRNLPITTEVLYQRLKKRKVLIVPGHFFFPGLEHDWPHAHQCMRMNYVPDVEKIEEGIRILAEEIEIAHKEAER, from the coding sequence ATGAAATTTTCGCAATTCGGAAACAAATTTACGCAAGATTCGGGAATTACCCGTCTGATGACTGATCTTAACCAAGGTCTGAGAACACCCGGCGCGATTATGCTGGGTGGAGGTAATCCCGCACATATTCCTGAAATGGATGAATATTTTCAGCAAATATTGACCGATTTAGTCTCCAGTGGTCAATTAAATGAAACCCTATGTAACTATGATGGGCCGCAAGGCAAGAATACACTGATAGCGGCTCTGGCTCAGGAATTACAAGCAAAACTCGGCTGGGAAATCCGTCCACAGAATATTGCGCTGACCAATGGCAGCCAAAGCGCCTTTTTTTATCTGTTCAATTTATTGGCCGGTCGTGCAGAAGACGGTTCGATGAAACGTGTTTTATTTCCTCTTGCCCCAGAATATATCGGTTATTCAGATTCAGGTCTGGATGAAGGATTATTTGTTGCGAATAAGCCGAATATTGAATTACTGCCTAATGGTCAATTCAAATACCACGTTGATTTCGATCATCTGAATATTACTGAAGATATCAACCTGATTTGTGTCTCCCGCCCGACCAACCCGACAGGCAATGTTATTACCGATGAAGAATTGCTGCGCCTGGATGGATTAGCGCAACAACATCAAATCCCATTATTAATTGACAATGCTTACGGTGTGCCATTCCCGGGTATTATCTTCAGCGAAGCCACTCCGCTATGGAACTCTAATATTATTTTGTGCATGAGCCTGTCCAAACTTGGCCTGCCGGGTTCCCGCTGCGGGATAATCATCGCCAATGAAAAAATTATCCGTGCTGTCAGCAACATGAATGGCATTATCAGCTTATCCCCGGGGGGGATCGGGCCGACTATCGCACTGGAGATGATCAGGCGCAATGATCTGTTCCGCCTGTCACAAAACGTCATTAAACCGTTTTATAAAAAGCGGGTAGATAATGTGATAGCGATTATTCGCCGCCATATGTCAGAAGATCGCTGCCTGATCCATAAACCAGAAGGTGCAATATTCCTTTGGCTCTGGTTCAGAAATTTACCCATTACAACAGAAGTTCTTTATCAACGGTTGAAAAAACGAAAAGTCCTGATCGTGCCGGGGCATTTCTTCTTCCCGGGTTTGGAGCATGACTGGCCACATGCCCATCAGTGTATGCGCATGAATTATGTACCTGATGTGGAGAAAATCGAAGAAGGTATCCGTATTTTGGCCGAAGAAATAGAAATAGCACATAAAGAAGCTGAACGTTAA
- the glyQ gene encoding glycine--tRNA ligase subunit alpha, with translation MQKFDTKTFQGLILTLQDYWARQGCTIVQSLDMEVGAGTSHPITCLRALGPEPIAAAYVQPSRRPTDGRYGENPNRLQHYYQFQVIIKPSPDNIQELYLGSLKALGLDPTVHDIRFVEDNWENPTLGAWGLGWEVWLNGMEVTQFTYFQQVGGLECKPVTGEITYGLERLAMYIQGVDSVYDLVWSDGPLGKTTYGDIYHQNEVEQSTYNFEHADVDFLFTCFEQYEKEAQALLALEVPLPLPAYERILKAGHTFNLLDARKAISVTERQRYILRIRTLTKAVAEAYYASREALGFPMCNKTINKD, from the coding sequence ATGCAAAAGTTTGATACCAAAACCTTTCAAGGGCTTATCCTGACACTACAGGATTACTGGGCGCGTCAAGGCTGTACCATTGTCCAATCACTGGATATGGAAGTCGGCGCAGGAACCTCTCATCCTATAACCTGTTTGCGAGCTTTGGGACCTGAGCCTATTGCAGCAGCTTATGTGCAACCTTCCCGTCGTCCGACTGACGGTCGTTATGGCGAAAACCCGAACCGCCTCCAACACTACTACCAATTTCAGGTCATCATCAAGCCATCTCCGGATAACATTCAGGAGCTGTATCTTGGTTCCTTGAAAGCGTTGGGACTCGACCCTACCGTTCACGATATCCGTTTTGTTGAAGATAACTGGGAAAACCCGACCTTGGGTGCCTGGGGTCTGGGCTGGGAAGTCTGGCTGAATGGCATGGAAGTGACTCAGTTTACTTACTTCCAGCAGGTTGGTGGCCTTGAGTGCAAGCCTGTGACTGGTGAGATTACTTACGGTCTGGAACGCCTTGCGATGTACATTCAGGGTGTGGACAGCGTTTACGATCTGGTATGGAGCGATGGCCCGCTGGGTAAAACCACGTATGGCGATATTTATCATCAGAATGAGGTGGAACAGTCCACTTATAACTTCGAACACGCCGATGTCGATTTCCTGTTCACCTGCTTTGAACAATATGAAAAAGAAGCACAGGCATTGCTTGCACTGGAAGTTCCGCTGCCACTGCCAGCCTATGAACGTATTCTGAAAGCGGGTCATACTTTCAACTTGCTGGATGCCCGCAAAGCGATTTCCGTGACTGAACGTCAGCGCTATATCCTGCGTATCCGCACCCTGACCAAAGCAGTGGCTGAAGCTTATTATGCTTCCCGCGAGGCGCTTGGCTTCCCTATGTGCAACAAGACTATAAATAAGGACTGA
- a CDS encoding aspartyl protease family protein: MEKINFWLSKFSCAALAICCTSCLADSGNSVTLKLNYDKYFTPHATFIINGHPVNMMIDTGSSKGFYLQEPQLKKIQGLKKESTYYSTNITGKRQENTEYLAASLDMNGLKLKNVTVIPFKQWGALISNTGKLPDGPVVGLDAFKDKQIMLDFVSHSFTMSDSFIHNMPVPKGFNAFTFHMSPDGMVFDVDQSGHTYHLILDTGATASVIWRERLKQYEPKSCLLVDPKMDNEGCQATLLTIKSKTGNPQHFGAVVVVGNFKHMGNVDGLLGNNFLRNRKVLIDFKNKKVFISDEHRNRKE; this comes from the coding sequence ATGGAAAAAATCAATTTCTGGTTATCAAAGTTTTCATGTGCCGCCCTCGCTATTTGTTGTACATCTTGCCTTGCTGACTCGGGAAATTCGGTAACACTTAAGCTGAATTATGACAAATATTTCACGCCTCATGCAACTTTCATCATTAATGGCCACCCGGTAAATATGATGATTGATACAGGTTCTTCGAAGGGCTTTTATCTTCAAGAGCCTCAACTAAAAAAAATACAAGGCCTCAAAAAAGAAAGCACTTATTACAGTACTAATATCACCGGGAAAAGACAGGAGAACACAGAGTATCTCGCCGCTTCTCTCGACATGAATGGCCTTAAATTAAAAAACGTAACCGTGATCCCATTTAAACAATGGGGAGCGCTGATTTCTAACACAGGTAAATTGCCGGATGGCCCTGTTGTCGGTCTCGATGCGTTTAAAGATAAACAAATTATGCTGGATTTTGTGTCTCATTCATTCACGATGAGCGACAGTTTTATCCATAACATGCCGGTTCCGAAAGGCTTTAACGCATTCACTTTCCATATGTCTCCTGATGGCATGGTTTTTGATGTTGATCAGTCTGGACACACATACCATTTGATTCTGGACACCGGTGCCACTGCGTCTGTGATTTGGCGTGAAAGACTTAAACAGTATGAACCCAAAAGCTGCCTGCTGGTCGATCCGAAGATGGATAACGAAGGATGCCAGGCCACTCTGCTCACAATTAAATCAAAAACTGGAAATCCCCAGCATTTTGGTGCGGTTGTTGTTGTCGGAAATTTTAAACACATGGGCAACGTTGATGGCCTTTTAGGGAATAACTTCCTCAGAAATCGAAAGGTACTTATAGACTTTAAAAACAAGAAGGTTTTTATTTCCGATGAGCACCGAAACAGAAAAGAATGA
- a CDS encoding HlyD family secretion protein: MSTETEKNDNSIFRAEALQHKREGWLGASRLHIPSALSICCLTILVIFFFIILIIAFGSYSERINVIGTVVYKPPAVSLIAQSSGIITHSLALEQTRVKRNESIFSISGDTQTNLGATNVETVELLNKQRNALSKKLDIAANESKANKIYLSEKIKNKQQEIESLQNLIETSEKQQAWFEKKSNLYANFKKKGIALDAEWINRKKDYYASTLSISSAKVKVIALLGELQDLKNDVSVIDRKLDKETASLTVEIADIAQKILITEKQKEYLIVAPFDGMITSVTAHIGERVTAGQQIAVLIPQGATEKVELFSPSDSLGEVTSGQQVRMRVSAYPYQWYGKIAGIIETISAAPVNVTSQMQMKGEEVKKGLFRIVVQPKLTGQQTNISLLPGMEVETEIYVKTRKLYEWLFIPIKGAYERATDSTE; the protein is encoded by the coding sequence ATGAGCACCGAAACAGAAAAGAATGACAACTCAATCTTTCGTGCCGAGGCTTTGCAACACAAACGAGAAGGTTGGCTCGGCGCTTCTCGTTTGCATATACCGTCAGCGCTCTCTATTTGTTGCCTGACAATCCTTGTTATTTTCTTTTTCATCATATTGATAATTGCATTTGGTTCGTACAGTGAACGGATAAATGTCATCGGAACCGTGGTTTATAAGCCGCCTGCGGTATCACTGATTGCACAAAGCAGTGGAATCATTACGCATTCACTGGCATTAGAGCAAACAAGAGTTAAGCGCAACGAGAGCATTTTTTCTATCAGTGGTGACACTCAGACAAATCTGGGTGCCACCAATGTTGAAACGGTAGAACTTTTAAATAAGCAACGTAACGCGCTGTCTAAAAAGCTTGATATTGCGGCCAATGAATCAAAAGCAAACAAGATTTATCTCAGCGAAAAAATTAAAAATAAACAACAGGAAATAGAAAGTCTGCAAAACCTGATAGAAACTTCAGAAAAACAGCAAGCGTGGTTCGAGAAAAAATCAAACCTGTATGCGAATTTTAAGAAGAAAGGCATTGCGCTTGATGCTGAATGGATAAACAGAAAGAAAGATTATTACGCATCCACATTAAGCATTTCTTCTGCAAAGGTCAAAGTGATAGCCCTGCTGGGAGAGTTGCAGGATCTGAAAAATGACGTTTCGGTTATCGACAGGAAACTCGACAAAGAAACAGCATCTCTCACTGTCGAAATAGCCGATATAGCACAAAAAATACTGATTACAGAAAAACAAAAAGAGTATTTAATCGTCGCGCCGTTTGATGGAATGATAACCAGTGTTACAGCCCATATCGGTGAAAGAGTGACTGCCGGCCAGCAAATAGCCGTGCTGATACCACAAGGTGCGACAGAAAAGGTTGAGTTGTTTTCACCGTCTGATTCTCTCGGTGAAGTGACCAGCGGACAGCAAGTCAGAATGAGAGTCTCGGCATACCCTTACCAGTGGTATGGAAAGATTGCAGGCATCATAGAAACGATATCGGCAGCACCGGTCAATGTCACCTCACAGATGCAGATGAAAGGTGAAGAGGTAAAAAAGGGGCTTTTTCGGATTGTCGTACAACCAAAATTGACCGGACAACAAACAAACATTTCCCTTCTACCCGGCATGGAAGTGGAAACAGAGATCTATGTGAAAACCCGAAAATTGTACGAATGGTTATTTATCCCCATTAAAGGGGCATATGAACGGGCGACAGACAGTACGGAATAA
- the xyeB gene encoding cyclophane-forming radical SAM/SPASM peptide maturase XyeB: MTTSKSEKIKHLEIILKISERCNINCSYCYVFNMGNSLATDSPPVISLDNVLALRGFFERSAAENEIEVIQVDFHGGEPLMMKKDRFDQMCDILRQGDYSGSRLELALQTNGILIDDEWISLFEKHKVHASISIDGPKHINDRYRLDRKGKSTYEGTIHGLRMLQNAWKQGRLPGEPGILSVANPTANGAEIYHHFANVLKCQHFDFLIPDAHHDDDIDGIGIGRFMNEALDAWFADGRSEIFVRIFNTYLGTMLSNQFYRVIGMSANVESAYAFTVTADGLLRIDDTLRSTSDEIFNAIGHLSELSLSGVLNSPNVKEYLSLNSELPSDCADCVWNKICHGGRLVNRFSRANRFNNKTVFCSSMRLFLSRAASHLITAGIDEETIMKNIQK, encoded by the coding sequence ATGACGACATCAAAGAGTGAGAAGATCAAACATCTTGAGATCATTCTCAAAATTAGTGAACGATGCAATATCAATTGCTCCTATTGCTATGTATTCAATATGGGTAACTCACTGGCTACCGATAGTCCTCCGGTCATATCGCTTGATAACGTGCTGGCGTTGAGGGGATTCTTTGAGCGCTCCGCAGCAGAAAACGAGATTGAAGTTATCCAAGTCGATTTTCACGGTGGTGAACCACTGATGATGAAAAAAGACCGTTTCGATCAAATGTGTGACATTCTTCGGCAGGGTGACTATAGCGGTTCCCGGCTTGAATTAGCATTACAGACTAACGGTATTCTGATTGATGATGAATGGATTTCACTGTTTGAAAAACATAAAGTCCATGCCAGCATATCAATCGATGGACCAAAACATATCAATGACCGCTATCGGTTGGACCGAAAAGGAAAAAGCACTTACGAAGGAACAATTCACGGCTTGCGCATGCTCCAGAATGCGTGGAAGCAAGGGCGACTCCCGGGAGAGCCCGGCATTCTCTCTGTGGCAAACCCCACAGCGAATGGTGCAGAGATTTATCACCACTTTGCAAACGTCCTCAAATGTCAGCACTTCGATTTCCTCATACCCGACGCTCACCATGATGATGATATTGATGGCATAGGTATTGGCAGATTCATGAATGAAGCGCTTGACGCATGGTTTGCTGACGGTCGGTCAGAGATTTTTGTTCGAATCTTTAACACATACCTTGGCACGATGCTAAGTAACCAGTTTTACCGGGTTATTGGCATGAGCGCGAATGTAGAATCTGCTTATGCTTTCACGGTAACTGCCGACGGCCTGCTCCGTATTGATGATACTTTGCGTTCCACCTCTGATGAAATATTCAATGCCATTGGGCATCTCAGTGAATTGTCACTCTCCGGCGTACTCAATTCACCTAATGTCAAAGAATATCTTTCACTAAATAGTGAACTGCCAAGTGATTGTGCAGATTGTGTGTGGAACAAAATCTGTCACGGTGGCCGCTTGGTCAATCGCTTTTCACGGGCAAACCGTTTCAATAATAAAACCGTGTTCTGTTCATCAATGAGGCTTTTCCTTAGTCGCGCGGCTTCACACCTGATTACGGCTGGTATTGATGAAGAAACAATAATGAAAAATATTCAGAAATAG